The following are encoded together in the Nocardioides sp. Arc9.136 genome:
- a CDS encoding bifunctional methylenetetrahydrofolate dehydrogenase/methenyltetrahydrofolate cyclohydrolase, which translates to MTAQKLDGSATLKAIKAELTERVAALRAQGVVPGLGTVLVGDDPGSHWYVGAKHKDCAEIGIESIRVDLPASSTQAEVEAAIDELNADPSCTGFLVQQPTGLDEFALLSRVDPDKDVDGLHPVNLGRLVLGEDGSLPCTPLGCIELLRRHGIELRGAEVVVVGRGLTVGRPMGLLLTRRSENATATLCHTGTRDLAAHTRGADVVVAAAGVPGIITGDMVKPGAAVLDVGVSRVDGKIAGDVADDVWETAGWVSPNPGGVGPMTRAMLLMNVVTMAERSLAAGKVPA; encoded by the coding sequence ATGACTGCACAGAAGCTGGACGGCAGCGCCACCCTCAAGGCGATCAAGGCCGAGCTGACCGAGCGCGTGGCGGCGCTGCGCGCCCAGGGCGTCGTGCCCGGGCTCGGCACGGTGCTGGTCGGCGACGACCCCGGTTCGCACTGGTACGTCGGCGCCAAGCACAAGGACTGCGCGGAGATCGGCATCGAGTCGATCCGCGTCGACCTGCCGGCGTCCTCGACCCAGGCCGAGGTCGAGGCGGCGATCGACGAGCTGAACGCCGACCCGTCGTGCACCGGCTTCCTGGTGCAGCAGCCGACCGGCCTCGACGAGTTCGCGCTGCTCTCCCGCGTGGACCCCGACAAGGACGTCGACGGGCTGCACCCGGTCAACCTCGGCCGGCTCGTGCTGGGCGAGGACGGCTCGCTGCCGTGCACGCCGCTCGGCTGCATCGAGCTGCTGCGCCGCCACGGCATCGAGCTGCGCGGCGCGGAGGTCGTCGTGGTCGGCCGCGGCCTCACGGTCGGCCGCCCGATGGGGCTGCTGCTGACCCGCCGGTCGGAGAACGCCACCGCCACGCTGTGCCACACCGGCACCCGCGACCTCGCCGCGCACACCCGCGGCGCCGACGTGGTCGTGGCCGCGGCCGGTGTCCCGGGGATCATCACCGGCGACATGGTCAAGCCCGGCGCGGCCGTGCTCGACGTGGGCGTCTCGCGCGTCGACGGCAAGATCGCCGGCGACGTCGCGGACGACGTCTGGGAGACGGCCGGGTGGGTCTCCCCGAACCCGGGCGGTGTCGGGCCGATGACCCGCGCGATGCTGCTGATGAACGTCGTCACGATGGCCGAGCGGTCGCTCGCCGCCGGGAAGGTCCCGGCCTGA
- a CDS encoding malate dehydrogenase: MSSSPLKVAVTGAAGQIGYSLLFRLASGALAADRPIELRLLEITPALKALEGVVMELDDCAFPGLAGVEIGDDAEKIFDGVNLALLVGARPRGPGMERSDLLEANGAIFTTQGKALGKVAADDVRIGVTGNPANTNALIAMTNAPDIPQERFSALTRLDHNRAISQLAAKTGAPVTDITRMTIWGNHSATQYPDLFHAEVGGRNAAEVVGDQGWIEDTFIPTVAKRGAAIIDARGSSSAASAASATIDAARDWLFGSAEGDWVSMAVRSDGSYGVPEGLISSFPVTTKDGDWSIVEGLEIDDFSRGRIDASTAELAEEREAVTGLGLI; the protein is encoded by the coding sequence GTGAGCTCATCCCCACTCAAGGTGGCCGTGACCGGTGCCGCCGGCCAGATCGGCTACAGCCTGCTCTTCCGCCTCGCGAGCGGTGCGCTCGCGGCCGACCGGCCGATCGAGCTGCGGCTCCTCGAGATCACCCCGGCGCTCAAGGCGCTCGAGGGCGTGGTCATGGAGCTCGACGACTGCGCGTTCCCGGGGCTCGCCGGTGTGGAGATCGGCGACGACGCCGAGAAGATCTTCGACGGCGTCAACCTCGCCCTCCTCGTCGGCGCCCGCCCACGCGGCCCCGGCATGGAGCGCAGCGACCTGCTCGAGGCCAACGGCGCGATCTTCACCACCCAGGGCAAGGCACTGGGGAAGGTGGCCGCCGACGACGTCCGCATCGGCGTCACCGGCAACCCGGCGAACACCAACGCGCTCATCGCGATGACCAACGCCCCCGACATCCCGCAGGAGCGGTTCTCCGCGCTCACCCGCCTGGACCACAACCGCGCGATCTCCCAGCTGGCCGCGAAGACCGGGGCGCCGGTCACCGACATCACCAGGATGACGATCTGGGGCAACCACTCCGCGACGCAGTACCCCGACCTCTTCCACGCCGAGGTCGGCGGCCGCAACGCCGCCGAGGTCGTGGGCGACCAGGGCTGGATCGAGGACACCTTCATCCCGACGGTGGCCAAGCGCGGTGCCGCCATCATCGACGCCCGCGGGTCCTCCTCGGCCGCGTCGGCCGCGTCGGCCACCATCGACGCCGCCCGCGACTGGCTCTTCGGGTCCGCCGAGGGCGACTGGGTCTCGATGGCCGTCCGCTCCGACGGCTCCTACGGCGTGCCCGAGGGACTCATCTCGTCCTTCCCGGTCACCACGAAGGACGGGGACTGGTCGATCGTCGAGGGCCTGGAGATCGACGACTTCTCCCGCGGCCGGATCGACGCCTCCACCGCCGAGCTCGCCGAGGAGCGCGAGGCCGTCACCGGTCTCGGCCTGATCTGA
- a CDS encoding aquaporin — protein sequence MSTPTTALPSTGQRIAAEAIGTFLVVLVAAATLVRTDDALTAALAYGLAYAVAIAAFGRVSAHLNPAATVGSAVAGRTPWRDAGILIGTQVLAGVLAALVLFALLHGYDGFDAENSMGQNGFDDLRDGYAGWAAFLLELVLTALLVLVVLAVLDERHQDRGPAPLWSGLALAALAAVAVPFTGASLNPARSIGPALFAGGDAILQLWVFILAPLLGGLLAGLAYPLVLGRSGAAVPGSGLRLPARSPKAAAAVDQPAAQDWSQQQPIIQDGWQWDPVAQEWKPAEQGWATPQADPTQQQPWPGTDQGDQPGGPTQR from the coding sequence ATGAGCACCCCGACCACTGCCCTGCCCTCGACCGGGCAGCGCATCGCCGCCGAGGCCATCGGCACCTTCCTCGTCGTCCTCGTCGCCGCGGCGACCCTCGTCCGCACCGACGACGCCCTCACCGCCGCGCTGGCCTACGGCCTGGCGTACGCCGTGGCGATCGCCGCGTTCGGCAGGGTCTCGGCGCACCTCAACCCCGCCGCCACCGTCGGCTCGGCCGTCGCCGGCCGCACGCCCTGGCGCGACGCCGGCATCCTCATCGGGACCCAGGTGCTCGCGGGCGTGCTCGCCGCGCTGGTGCTCTTCGCCCTCCTGCACGGCTACGACGGCTTCGACGCCGAGAACTCCATGGGGCAGAACGGGTTCGACGACCTGCGCGACGGGTACGCCGGCTGGGCCGCGTTCCTGCTCGAGCTGGTCCTGACCGCGCTGCTCGTGCTCGTGGTCCTCGCGGTCCTCGACGAGCGCCACCAGGACCGTGGCCCCGCCCCGCTGTGGTCCGGCCTGGCCCTGGCCGCCCTCGCCGCCGTGGCGGTGCCGTTCACCGGCGCCTCGCTCAACCCGGCCCGCTCGATCGGCCCGGCCCTCTTCGCCGGCGGCGACGCGATCCTCCAGCTGTGGGTCTTCATCCTGGCCCCGCTGCTCGGCGGCCTGCTCGCCGGCCTCGCCTACCCCCTCGTGCTCGGCCGCTCCGGCGCGGCGGTCCCCGGCTCCGGCCTCCGGCTCCCCGCCCGCTCCCCGAAGGCCGCCGCGGCCGTCGACCAGCCGGCCGCGCAGGACTGGAGCCAGCAGCAGCCGATCATCCAGGACGGCTGGCAGTGGGACCCGGTCGCGCAGGAATGGAAGCCCGCCGAGCAGGGCTGGGCCACCCCTCAGGCCGACCCCACCCAGCAGCAGCCGTGGCCCGGCACCGACCAGGGCGACCAGCCCGGCGGCCCCACCCAGCGCTGA
- a CDS encoding DUF6350 family protein → MTSLLPPSTARSGPSALHDLAHRRPLVLVATLGGAAAALGPLVVCLALGVVGWFLTDAGAHGTSGDGLRVGALGWLLGHGSGVRVDGVPVTAVPLAITLACAWTVWRVGLRVGDSVSGHGPDADRIADGERDWTVPMAAGLLAAGYVVVAVLTCVLAADAGSGVGTGRVVAWSLLLCLALGAPAVAVGSGRAAIWAATVPPVLRLALPACRQVLVAWLLVAGVAFLAALVLDLGTAANVMSQLHTDAGAATLLVLVSLLVVPNALAFSGSYLLGPGFSVGIGTVVSPSTVVLGPLPMFPLLAALPDNGPAPAWTPYLAVLPALVAAVAVARHHRLVPADGWGEALARGLAAGVLAGIAFGFLAGLAGGAVGPGRMREVGPFELDVALHAITAFGVGGLVGALATTWWQRRSAATAD, encoded by the coding sequence ATGACCTCCTTGCTGCCCCCGTCGACGGCCCGCAGCGGACCCTCGGCCCTCCACGACCTGGCACACCGGCGACCGCTCGTCCTTGTCGCGACGCTCGGCGGCGCGGCGGCGGCCCTCGGCCCGCTGGTCGTGTGCCTGGCGCTGGGCGTGGTCGGCTGGTTCCTCACCGACGCCGGTGCGCACGGCACCTCCGGGGACGGGCTGCGGGTCGGCGCGCTGGGGTGGCTGCTCGGCCACGGCTCCGGCGTCCGCGTCGACGGCGTGCCGGTCACCGCGGTGCCCCTGGCGATCACGCTGGCCTGCGCCTGGACCGTGTGGCGTGTCGGGCTGCGGGTCGGGGACTCCGTCTCCGGCCACGGGCCGGACGCCGACCGGATCGCCGACGGCGAGCGGGACTGGACGGTCCCCATGGCGGCCGGGCTGCTCGCGGCCGGGTACGTCGTGGTCGCGGTGCTCACCTGCGTGCTGGCCGCCGACGCCGGCTCCGGCGTCGGCACGGGCCGGGTCGTGGCGTGGTCGCTGCTGCTGTGCCTGGCCCTGGGTGCGCCGGCCGTCGCGGTCGGCTCCGGCCGGGCCGCGATCTGGGCCGCGACCGTGCCGCCGGTCCTCCGGCTGGCGCTGCCGGCCTGCCGGCAGGTCCTCGTCGCCTGGCTCCTCGTCGCCGGCGTCGCCTTCCTGGCCGCCCTGGTGCTCGACCTCGGTACCGCCGCGAACGTGATGTCGCAGCTGCACACCGACGCCGGCGCGGCGACGCTGCTCGTGCTCGTCTCCCTGCTGGTCGTGCCCAACGCCCTGGCCTTCTCCGGCTCCTACCTGCTGGGCCCCGGCTTCAGCGTCGGGATCGGCACGGTCGTCTCGCCCTCGACGGTGGTGCTCGGCCCGCTGCCGATGTTCCCGCTGCTGGCCGCGCTGCCCGACAACGGACCGGCGCCGGCCTGGACGCCGTACCTCGCGGTCCTCCCGGCCCTCGTCGCCGCCGTCGCCGTCGCGCGGCACCACCGGCTGGTCCCCGCCGACGGCTGGGGCGAGGCGCTCGCCCGCGGCCTCGCCGCGGGCGTGCTCGCCGGCATCGCCTTCGGCTTCCTCGCCGGCCTGGCCGGTGGCGCGGTCGGGCCGGGCCGGATGCGCGAGGTCGGCCCCTTCGAGCTCGACGTCGCGCTGCACGCGATCACCGCGTTCGGCGTCGGCGGGCTGGTCGGCGCCCTCGCCACCACCTGGTGGCAGCGCCGGTCCGCGGCCACCGCCGACTGA
- the purH gene encoding bifunctional phosphoribosylaminoimidazolecarboxamide formyltransferase/IMP cyclohydrolase: MSEQTPHLRVPIQRALVSVYDKTGLEDLVRGLHEAGVALVSTGGSAALIEGLGLPVTRVEDLTGFPECLDGRVKTLHPRVHAGILADRRLETHVQQLADLEVDPFDLVVCNLYPFAATVASGASPDECVEQIDIGGPSMVRAAAKNHPSVAIVTRPERYADVLAATAAGGFSIEQRRALAAEAFAHTASYDVAVASWMGSVLTDSSAGTGFPAWAGATWEKKAVLRYGENPHQPAALYAGGHATGGLAAAEQLHGKEMSYNNYVDTDAARRAASDFDEPAVAIIKHANPCGIAVGADVAEAHRRAHACDPTSAFGGVIAVNRPVSVEMAQQVAEVFTEVIVAPAYEDGAVEVLQGKKNIRILVCPVDGGAAVETRPISGGLLMQQVDHVDAEGDDPSTWTLATGEAASPQVLADLAFAWKACRSAKSNAILLAKDGASVGVGMGQVNRVDSCRLAVSRAGERAVGSVAASDAFFPFEDGPQILIDAGVAAIVQPGGSVRDELTIEAAKAAGVTMYFTGTRHFAH; the protein is encoded by the coding sequence GTGTCCGAGCAGACCCCCCACCTCCGTGTCCCGATCCAGCGCGCGCTGGTCTCCGTCTACGACAAGACCGGCCTCGAGGACCTCGTCCGCGGCCTCCACGAGGCGGGCGTCGCGCTCGTCTCCACCGGCGGCTCCGCGGCGCTGATCGAGGGCCTCGGCCTGCCGGTCACCCGGGTCGAGGACCTGACCGGCTTCCCCGAGTGCCTCGACGGCCGGGTCAAGACGCTGCACCCGCGCGTCCACGCCGGCATCCTCGCCGACCGCCGCCTCGAGACCCACGTGCAGCAGCTGGCCGACCTCGAGGTCGATCCGTTCGACCTCGTGGTGTGCAACCTCTACCCGTTCGCGGCCACCGTCGCCTCCGGGGCCAGCCCCGACGAGTGCGTCGAGCAGATCGACATCGGCGGGCCCTCGATGGTCCGCGCCGCGGCCAAGAACCACCCTTCGGTCGCCATCGTCACCCGCCCCGAGCGGTACGCCGACGTGCTGGCCGCGACCGCCGCCGGGGGCTTCAGCATCGAGCAGCGCCGGGCCCTCGCGGCCGAGGCGTTCGCCCACACCGCGTCGTACGACGTCGCGGTCGCCTCCTGGATGGGCAGCGTGCTCACCGACTCCTCCGCCGGCACCGGCTTCCCCGCCTGGGCCGGCGCGACGTGGGAGAAGAAGGCCGTGCTGCGGTACGGCGAGAATCCCCACCAGCCGGCCGCGCTGTACGCCGGCGGCCACGCCACCGGTGGGCTCGCCGCCGCCGAGCAGCTGCACGGCAAGGAGATGTCGTACAACAACTACGTCGACACCGACGCCGCCCGCCGCGCGGCCAGCGACTTCGACGAGCCGGCGGTCGCGATCATCAAGCACGCCAACCCCTGTGGCATCGCGGTCGGCGCCGACGTCGCCGAGGCGCACCGCCGGGCGCACGCCTGCGACCCGACCTCCGCCTTCGGCGGCGTGATCGCGGTGAACCGGCCGGTCTCGGTCGAGATGGCCCAGCAGGTCGCCGAGGTCTTCACCGAGGTGATCGTGGCCCCGGCCTACGAGGACGGCGCGGTCGAGGTGCTGCAGGGCAAGAAGAACATCCGCATCCTGGTCTGCCCCGTCGACGGCGGCGCCGCGGTGGAGACCCGGCCGATCAGCGGTGGCCTGCTGATGCAGCAGGTCGACCACGTCGACGCCGAGGGCGACGACCCCTCCACCTGGACGCTCGCCACGGGCGAGGCGGCCTCGCCGCAGGTGCTCGCCGACCTCGCCTTCGCGTGGAAGGCGTGCCGCTCGGCGAAGTCCAACGCGATCCTGCTGGCCAAGGACGGCGCCTCGGTCGGCGTCGGCATGGGCCAGGTCAACCGGGTCGACTCCTGCCGCCTCGCGGTCTCCCGCGCGGGCGAGCGGGCCGTCGGGTCGGTGGCCGCCTCCGACGCGTTCTTCCCCTTCGAGGACGGCCCGCAGATCCTCATCGACGCGGGCGTGGCCGCCATCGTCCAGCCGGGCGGGTCGGTGCGCGACGAGCTGACCATCGAGGCCGCCAAGGCGGCCGGCGTGACGATGTACTTCACCGGCACGCGGCACTTCGCGCACTGA
- the purN gene encoding phosphoribosylglycinamide formyltransferase yields MPSSPARLVVLVSGSGTNLQALLDASSDPAYGARVVAVGADRDGIEGLARAERHGVPTFVTKVGQFTSRDHWDRALADRVAAFEPDLVVLAGFMKLVGEDFLGRFGGRTVNTHPALSPSFPGMQGPADALAYGVKVTGATLFVVDAGVDTGAIVAQVAVPVEDDDTVDSLHERIKAAERRMLVDTVGRMAREGFVVDGRRVRLGG; encoded by the coding sequence GTGCCCAGCAGCCCCGCCCGCCTCGTCGTCCTCGTGTCCGGCTCCGGCACCAACCTCCAGGCGCTGCTCGACGCCAGCTCCGACCCGGCGTACGGCGCCCGGGTGGTCGCGGTCGGCGCCGACCGCGACGGCATCGAGGGCCTGGCCCGGGCCGAGCGGCACGGCGTCCCGACCTTCGTGACGAAGGTCGGGCAGTTCACCAGCCGCGACCACTGGGACCGGGCGCTGGCCGACCGTGTCGCGGCGTTCGAGCCGGACCTCGTGGTGCTGGCCGGGTTCATGAAGCTCGTCGGCGAGGACTTCCTGGGCCGCTTCGGCGGCCGGACGGTCAACACCCACCCGGCGCTGTCCCCGTCGTTCCCGGGGATGCAGGGACCGGCCGACGCGCTGGCGTACGGCGTGAAGGTGACCGGCGCGACCCTGTTCGTGGTCGACGCGGGCGTGGACACCGGCGCGATCGTCGCCCAGGTCGCGGTGCCCGTCGAGGACGACGACACCGTCGACTCCCTGCACGAGCGGATCAAGGCTGCCGAGCGCCGGATGCTCGTCGACACCGTCGGACGGATGGCCCGCGAGGGCTTCGTCGTCGACGGTCGCCGGGTGCGCCTGGGCGGCTGA
- a CDS encoding DUF3017 domain-containing protein, translated as MTDPAPPLPEDPDAPLDRDPAPDGVPDPVPSEDEVAAGLAEEIEQVEERRYPSTIGGAFYLLVLAATTVGIGIVSAGEWRVGIRVVAGAIFSAALLRLVLRRRDAGMLAVRHRVVDVLILLLVGSALVFLSATIPDQPV; from the coding sequence GTGACCGACCCCGCCCCGCCGCTGCCCGAGGACCCCGACGCCCCCCTCGACCGCGACCCCGCGCCCGACGGCGTACCGGACCCGGTGCCCTCGGAGGACGAGGTCGCGGCGGGGCTGGCCGAGGAGATCGAGCAGGTCGAGGAGCGGCGCTACCCCTCCACCATCGGTGGGGCGTTCTACCTGCTCGTCCTCGCGGCGACGACGGTCGGCATCGGCATCGTCAGTGCGGGGGAGTGGCGCGTCGGGATCCGCGTCGTCGCCGGCGCGATCTTCAGCGCCGCCCTGCTGCGGCTGGTGCTGCGGCGGCGCGACGCCGGCATGCTCGCCGTGCGGCACCGCGTCGTCGACGTGCTGATCCTGCTGCTCGTCGGCTCGGCGCTCGTCTTCCTCTCGGCCACGATCCCCGACCAGCCGGTCTGA